TTGCCTGAATGTTTTGCGGGCGCGCGGGTTCGGTAGAATGTGCGCCGCCTCGTTCCGAGTTGCGCGCCCTGTTGCGGTTGGGGTATCGAGTTTCAGACCGCCGATCCTTATAAGAGTCCCAGATGCAAAACCTGATCGTTGCTGTCGTTGCCTACCTGATCGGTTCGGTGTCGTTCGCCGTGATCGTGAGCGCCGCGATGGGCCTCGACGACCCGCGCTCGTACGGTTCGGGCAACCCGGGCGCCACCAACGTGCTGCGCAGCGGCAGCAAGAAGGCCGCGATTCTCACGCTGATCGGCGACGCATTCAAGGGCTGGCTGCCGGTGTGGTTCGTGGTGCACTACGGCGCGCGCTATGGGCTCGACGAGACGTCGGTGGCGCTTGCGTCGGTGGCCGTGTTTCTTGGACACCTGTATCCGGTTTTCTTCCGTTTCAAGGGCGGCAAGGGCGTGGCGACCGCGGCCGGCGTGCTGCTCGCAATCAATCCGATTCTCGGCGTCGCGACCCTGCTGACGTGGCTGATCGTGGCGTTCTTCACGCGCTACTCGTCGCTGGCGGCATTGGCGGCGGCGGTGTTCGCGCCGATCTTCGACGGCTTCCTGTTCGGGCCACACGTCATCGCGCTGGCGATCGTCGTGATGAGTTCGCTGCTGGTGTGGCGCCATCGCGGCAACATCGCCAAGCTGATGCGCGGGCAGGAAAGCCGCATCGGCGACAAGAAGAAGGCGGATGCGGCGGCGAGGGCGGCGGGTGGTAACGACGTTTGATGTACGGTGCCTGGAGGCTTCCATGCCTCGGCGCTTCTTGCGTGGTGCGCCAGTCATGCACGTCATTGCGCGCGTGTCTGGTGGTTGCACTGCGGTGCACGCAGCGACGGGGGCGCGCTTGCGCGCCGACAGCCTGGCGCCGCGTGCTCGGCGCTCAGCGCGCCCGTGTGCGCGGCGCCGCACGTCAATGTTGCGGCGCGCGCGTTAGACGCACTCGCGCGCCGGCAGATCAATCGCGGAAGTTGTTGAAGTCGAGCGGCGTGTCGGTCACGTCCTTGCGCAGCATGGCGATCACGCTTTGCAGATCGTCGCGCTTGCCGCCGGTGATGCGCACCGCGTCGCCCTGAATGCTTGCCTGAACCTTGATCTTGCTGTCCTTCACGAGCCGCACGATTTTCTTCGACAGATCGCCCGACACGCCTTTCTTGATCTTGATGACCTGCTTGACCTTGTCGCCGCCGATCTTCTCGATCTTGCCGTAGTCGAGGAAGCGCACGTCCACGTTGCGCTTGGCCATTTTCGACAGCAGGACGTCTTTTACCTGGCCGAGTTTGAAATCGTCGTCCGCGTAGGCCGTGATTTCGTTTTCTTTGTGTTCCACGCGCGCGTCCGACCCTTTGAAGTCGAAGCGCGTTGAAATTTCCTTGTTGGACTGCTCGATCGCGTTCTTGACTTCGATCATGTTCGCTTCGCAGACGACGTCAAACGATGGCATTTTTTTCTCCCAATAGTGCTGCGGTGCGTGACGCAGCCGGGCGGCTGTTCACGGGGCACTCGCTATAATCACGAACCGGACGTCATTTTACCGACGCCACTCCCTTTTGCCCAAGGCCGCCGCGCATTGTCGCCCGGGCCGGGGCCCGAAGCCGGTTTCATCGGCTGCTTTATTCGTGGTTTCATTCGCGTTTCACTGTTCTCATTCCGATGTCCCAATCCGATTCCGCCGAGTTCACTGCCGGCTATCCGTTGAAGACGCACAACACCTTCGGCTTCGATGTCCGTGCGCAGTTTGCGTGCCGCATCGAGCGCGAAGAGCAATTGATGGCCGCGGTGCGCGATCCGCGCGCAGCCGGCCTGCCGCGCCTGGTGCTGGGCGGCGGCAGCAATGTCGTGCTGACCGGCGACTTTGGCGGCATCGTGCTGCTGATCGCGTTGCGGGGTCGCCGCGTCGTGCGCGAGGACGATGACGCATGGTACGTCGAGGCGGCCGGTGGCGAGCCGTGGCATGAGTTCGTCGGCTGGACTTTGGCGCAAGGGCTGCCCGGGCTCGAAAACCTCGCGTTGATTCCGGGCACGGTGGGCGCGGCGCCGATTCAGAATATCGGCGCGTACGGGTTGGAGATGTGCGAGCGCTTCGCGTCGTTGCGCGCCGTGGAGCTGGCTACCGGTGACGTGATCGATATGGATGCGCAGGCGTGCCGCTTCGGCTATCGCGACAGTTTTTTCAAGCGGGAAGGGCGCGACCGTTTCGTGATTACGTCGGTGACGTTCCGTTTGCCGAAGGTGTGGCAGCCGCGTGCCGGGTACGCGGATCTCGCTCGCGAATTGGCCGGGAACGGCCATGCCGATACGCCGCCGACCGCGCAGGCGATTTTCGACGCGGTGGTGGCGGTGCGCCGCGCCAAGCTGCCCGATCCGCTGGAACTCGGCAATGCCGGCAGCTTCTTCAAGAATCCAGTAATCGAAGCGGCGCAGTTCGACGCGCTGAAGGCCAGGGAGCCGGACGTCGTGTCGTACGCTCAGCCGGATGGGCGGGTGAAACTCGCCGCGGGCTGGCTGATCGACCGATGCGGCTGGAAAGGCCGCGCAATGGGCGCGGCTGCGGTGCATGAGCGGCAGGCGCTGGTGCTGGTGAATCGCGGCGGCGCGAGCGGGGCGGAAGTGCTGGCGCTTGCGAAAGCGATTCAGCGCGATGTGCTGGAGCGGTTCGGGGTGGAGCTGGAGGCGGAGCCGGTTTGTTTGTGATGATTGGATGCCGATAAAAAAGGCGCCGCGAGTTTCCTCCCGGCGCCTTTTTGCGTTTTGGCTCTGGCCGCGCCTTATGACGCTTCACTCGCTTGCGCGAAGTTAGCCTTCACCGAAGCACGCGTAATCAGCCGCGCTGACGGCGTGCATTTTCCGCAATCCGCATACGCAGTGCGTTCAGCTTGATGAACCCGCCAGCGTCGGCCTGGTTATAAGCGCCGCCGTCGTCGTCGAACGTTGCAATGGTCTTGTCGAACAGCGTTTCCTTCGAATCGCGCGCGACCACCGACACGCTGCCCTTGTACAGCTTCACACGCACCCAGCCGTTGACCTTCTCTTGCGTATGGTCGATCAGCACCTGAATCGCGCGGCGCTCCGGGCTCCACCAGTAGCCGTTATAAATCAGCGACGCATAACGAGCCATCAGGTCGTCTTTCAGGTGAGCCACTTCACGGTCGAGCGTGATCGACTCGATGCCGCGGTGCGCCTTCAGCATGATCGTGCCGCCCGGCGTTTCATAGCAGCCGCGCGACTTCATGCCGACGTAACGGTTTTCCACCAGATCCAGACGGCCGATGCCGTGCTTGCCGCCCAGACGGTTCAGCTCGGTGAGCATTTCCGCGGCCGACAGACGCTTGCCGTTGATCGCGACCGGATCGCCGTGCTCGTATTCGATGTCGAGGTATTCAGCCTGGTCCGGCGCCTGTTCCGGCGACACGGTCCAACGCCACATATCGGCTTCGGCTTCCGCCTTCGGGTCTTCCAGGTGACGGCCTTCGAACGAGATGTGCAGCAGGTTCGCGTCCATCGAATACGGCGCGCCGCCTTGCTTGTGCTTCATTTCGATCGGAATGCCGGCCTTTTCCGCGTACGCGAGCAGCTTTTCGCGCGACAGCAGGTCCCATTCACGCCACGGTGCGATCACCTTGATGCCCGGTTCCAGCGCGTAGTAACCGAGTTCGAAGCGAACCTGGTCGTTGCCCTTGCCGGTTGCGCCGTGCGAAACCGCCTGTGCGCCGCTGGCGCGGGCGATTTCGATCTGACGCTTGGCGATCAGCGGACGCGCGATCGACGTGCCCAGCAGGTACTCGCCTTCATAGATCGTGTTGGCGCGGAACATCGGGAACACGAAGTCACGCACGAATTCTTCGCGCAGATCTTCGATAAAGATGTTTTCCTGCTTGATGCCGAGTTGCAGAGCTTTCTTGCGCGCCGGTTCCAGCTCTTCGCCCTGGCCGATGTCGGCCGTGAACGTGACGACTTCGGCGTCGTAGTTGTCCTGCAACCACTTCAGGATGACGGAGGTGTCGAGGCCGCCCGAATAGGCGAGCACGACTTTCTTGATATCGCTCATGGTGAACTCGTAGCTGGAGAAAGCGGGAAAACAAGGCGCACCGGTGATCCCGGAGCGCGGAAAACCACTATTTTGACACTAAACCGCCGCCTGCCCGCGATTTTGGGACGGTGCGGTGATGAAGCCGGGTCCGCTTACCGCAGTGGACGCCGGCCCGATGCGTGGCGCTAAACGTGGATGCCTTGCCTCATATTCAAGGCCCCTGTCGCGCTTCACGCAGAAGCTGCTCAACCTGCTGACTGAGCGGCTCGCTCAGTGATTCAGCTTGCCGAGCAGCAGGTATTCCATCAAAGCCTTTTGCACATGCAGACGATTTTCCGCCTCGTCCCACACGACGCTTTGCGGGCCGTCGATCACTTCCGCGCTGACTTCTTCGCCGCGATGGGCGGGCAGGCAATGCATGAAGAGCGCATCCGAATTCGCGCGCGCCATCATGTCGGCGTCGACGCACCAGTCGGCGAAGGCCTTCTTGCGTGCTTCGTTTTCGGCTTCGAAGCCCATGCTGGTCCAGACGTCGGTGGTGACTAGATCGGCGCCGGCGCAGGTCTCGTTCGGATCGTCGAATTCTTCGTAGAACGGCGCGCTCTCGGCGGCGACCATGGCGCGGTCGAGCTTGTAGCCCGGCGGCGTGGACAGGCGCAGCTTGAAGCCGAGAATCTGCGCGGCTTCGATCCACGTGTACAGCATGTTGTTGGCGTCGCCCACCCACGCGACCGTCTTGCCGCGAATCGGCCCGCGATGCTCGAAGTACGTGAAGATGTCCGCCAGCACTTGGCACGGGTGATATTCGTTGGTCAGTCCGTTGATCACGGGCACGCGCGAGTTCTCGGAAAAGCGCTGGAGAATGTCCTGGCCGAACGTGCGGATCATGATGATGTCGACCATGCGCGAGATCACTTGCGCTGCGTCTTCGATCGGTTCGCCGCGGCCGAGCTGCGTGTCACGCGTGCTCATGAAAACGGCGTGGCCGCCCAACTGGAAGATGCCGGCTTCGAACGACAGGCGCGTGCGCGTCGAATTTTTTTCGAAGATCATCGCCAGCGTGCGATCGTGCAGCGGATGGTAAGTCTCGTAGTTCTTGAATTTGCGTTTCAGAATGCGCGCGCGTTCCAGCACGTACTCGTAGTCTTCCAGCGAGAAATCCTTGAACTGCAGGTAGTGGCGAATTTTCTTGGCGGTCATGAAACAAATACGGCGGTCTCACCCGGCAGGATTGCCGGACGGCGCCGCCGTCGTTTGTGGTAACTCAATGCAGCATAAAGGATTTCGCCCGGTTTGACGAGTCGGCCAAAAGGCCGAGCAAGCTGTCCGAAAGCCTCTTGGAGTCCTCAGACTTATCTTGTGTGCGCTGCGGAAAAAGGTCCGCTGCGCTATAATCCCCGGGTTATCCCAAAGCCCAGCAGGCCGGTATTCCGCTTGGCAGGCCCCGGCTCCCGCGGTTCGGAACAACCCGCTCGCGGTGCGCCGTCATGGCGAGCGCCAAGGCAGCTTAGCCGGCCCTTGGCGGTTTCTGGTGGTGCGGCTCGCCATCGTGGCATCGTCGGCGAGTCCCGGCAATCAGAGCCGTTTCACCGTCCGCTTTGCCATCCCGCTGGGCAGTCACACAGGTATCCCTACATGGCCGAAGCAGCTCCAACCGAATATTTCATTCAGGGCATCACGTCGACGGGAAAAAAGTTTCGGCCGAGCGACTGGTCGGAGCGGCTCGCGGGCGTCATGGCCTGCTTCGGCCCCGGCGCAAGGAGAGGGCCGAACGCCTATATGCAGTACTCGCTGTATGTCCGGCCGACCATGATCGGCGACCTCAAGTGCGTGATTCTCGATTCCCGTTTGCGTGACATCGAACCCATGGCTTTCGACTTCGTTCTCAACTTCGCGAAAGACAACGACCTCGTCGTGACGGAGGCGTGCGAGTTGCAACTCGAGCACGCCGCGCCGCAAGAGAAAAGGCACGTGATATAGCGCAAGCCTGCCGGATCAGCAAAAGCAAAAACCCGCTAGCAGCGGGTTTTTTTTATGAGCAGTCCGTGAGTCACGCGCGCGACGGGCCACGCGATACAGGGCGGATCTGTCGGTCCGAAGCAAAAAAGCCCGCCGAGGCGGGCCTTTCTGTGCAGCGGAAACAGGAGGTAGCCCACCGAAGCGGGCTGACCGGAATTACTGCGCTGCGGGCGCTTGCAGACCCTTGATGGCTGCAGCGAGACGGCTCTTATGGCGAGCAGCCTTGTTCTTGTGAACGATGTTCTTGTCGGCAATGATGTCGATGGTCTTCGACGATGCCTGGAAGATTTCAGCGGCCTTAGCCTTGTCGCCGGCGTCGATCGCCTTGCGGACAGCCTTGATAGCCGTGCGGAACTTCGAGCGCAGTGCCGAGTTGTGCGAGTTTGCCTTGGCGGCCTGGCGGGCGCGCTTGCGTGCTTGTGCGGAGTTAGCCATGACGGTTCCTTATCCTGTTCCTGTTTCCAGTACCTGACCTTCAAGTGGTGAGGTGCTGCTTTTAGATCGAACTCTTGGAAGCGATTGCCCAAGAGCGCAAAAGTGTCGAAAAAAATCGATCGGACTACGCGAAGGCAGGCCCGTGTTTTCGGGTTGTTCGAGGATTTGACAGGTGGCGTGGCGCCAGCCTGAACCCCGTCCAAAAATTGAGCGAGCTTCGAAACCGGCGATTATAGCAACAAAATCAGGCACGTGGCAACGGGAAAGCGCCATGACGCCGAGCCTCCCTGTTGCGTAAAGTCCGGCGCTCTGCCGTCGGCCATGTGACGCGAGCGCGTCGGAGCGCGGGCAGAAGGCGGGCGCGGGTGTGTCCAAGGCCGCCCATACGGTGCGGCGAAGCCATAAAAAACGCGGCCGATTCACCCGTCGAATCGAACGTCTGCGCGGCAAATCGGTCCGAATCGCGTTCCGGCTCGTCGTCCGCACTCGCGGCACCCGTATAATAAGCGCCCCATGAATCTATTCCGAGCCCTGCTGACGGTCAGCGGCTTCACGCTGCTGTCGCGCGTGACCGGACTGGCCCGCGAAACGCTGATCGCACGCGCGTTCGGCGCCAGTCAATACACTGACGCGTTCTACGTCGCCTTCCGCATTCCGAACCTGCTGCGCCGCATCTCCGCCGAAGGCGCGTTCTCCCAGGCCTTCGTGCCGATCCTCGCCGAGTTCAAGAACCAGCAAGGCCACGACGCCACCAAGGCACTGGTCGACGCCACGTCGACGGTGCTCGCCTGGGCGCTCGCGGTCCTCTCGCTGATCGGCGTGGTGGGCGCGTCGGGCGTGGTGTTCATCGTCGCCTCGGGTCTTGCGCACGAAGGTCAGGCGTACGCCCTCGCAGTCACCATGACGCGCATCATGTTCCCGTACATCATTTTCATTTCGCTGACGTCGCTGGCGTCGGGCGTGCTGAATACGTACAAGAACTTTTCGCTGCCCGCGTTCGCGCCGGTCCTGCTGAACGTCGCGTTCATCGTCGCCGCGGTGTTCGTCGCGCCGCGTATGCAGACGCCGGTCTATGCGCTGGCGTGGGCAGTGATCGCCGGCGGCGTGCTGCAATTCCTCGTGCAACTGCCGGGTCTGAAGAAGATCGACATGATCCCGCGCATCGGCCTGAACCCGGTGAAGGCGCTCGCGCATCGCGGCGTCAAGCGCGTGCTGTCCAAGATGGTGCCCGCGATGTTCGCCGTCTCGGTCGCGCAGATCAGCCTGATCATCAACACGAATATCGCCTCGCGCATCGGTCCGGGCGCCGTGTCGTGGATCAACTACGCCGACCGGCTGATGGAGTTCCCGACCGCGCTGCTGGGCGTCGCGCTCGGCACGATCCTGCTGCCGAGCCTCTCCAAGGCGCACGTCGATGCCGACCCGCACGAATATTCGTCGCTGCTCGATTGGGGCTTGCGCGTGACTTTCCTGCTGGCCGCGCCGAGCGCCGTCGCGCTGTTCTTCTTCGCGCAGCCGTTGACCGCCACGCTGTTCCATTACGGTAAGTTCGACGGCAATTCGGTGGTGATGGTTGCGCGCGCTTTGTCGGCGTACGGGGTCGGCCTGATCGGCCTGATTCTCATCAAGATCCTCGCGCCGGGTTTCTACGCGAAGCAGGACATCAAGACGCCGGTGAAGATCGGCGTCGGCGTGCTGATTCTCACGCAGCTGAGCAACTATCTGTTCGTGCCGATTTTCGCGCATGCGGGTTTGACGCTGAGTGTCGGGCTCGGCGCTTGCGGCAATGCGCTGCTGCTGTTTCTCGGTCTGCGCAAGCGCGGCATCTATACGCCGTCGAGCGGCTGGCTCAAATTCTTCGTGCAGTTGTTCGGCGCCTGTCTCGTGCTGGCCGGGGCGATGCATTGGCTGGCCATCAGCTTCGACTGGATCGGCATGCATAGCCGGCCGGTCGACCGCATGGTGTTGCTCGCAGCGTGCCTCGTTCTGTTCGCCGCGCTATATTTCGGTATGCTTTGGCTGATGGGCTTCAAGTACGCGTATTTCAAAAGGCGAGTGAAGTGATCACGATGACGCGAGTTCTCGACTATTTCAGCACGCTCGTCGCCGAAGATGAGAGTCTTCCGCTGACCGAGGCGGCGCTCTCGCTCGCGCAGGACGCCTATCCCGATCTCGATCTGCAAGGCACGCTCGCCGAGATCGACGAACTGGTGGTGCGGCTGCAGCGACGCATGCCGGACGACGCCGACATCAAGCAGAAAGTCGGCATTCTGAACCGGTTCTTCTTTCGCGAGCTGGGCTTCGCCAGCAATCTCAACGACTATTACGACCCCGACAACAGCCATTTGAATGCGGTGCTCAAGCGTCGCCGCGGCATTCCGATTTCGCTGGCGGTGCTGTATCTGGAAATGGCCGAACAGATCGGCGTTCCGGCGCGCGGCGTGTCGTTTCCCGGCCACTTCCTTTTGCGCGTGACGACACCGGATGGCGACGTCATGCTTGATCCGACCAGCGGACACTCGCTGTCCGAATCGGAGATGGTGGAGATGCTGGAGCCGTATGTGGCGTCCGCGGGCGAATCGGTGAGCAGGGCGCTGCGCATGCTCCTGCAACCGGCCACGCGCCGCGAGATCATCGCCCGCATGCTGCGCAATCTGAAGTCAACGTATCTTCAGACGGAACGCTGGCAACGTCTGCTCGCAGTGCAGCAGCGTCTCGTGATTCTGCTGCCGGACAGTATCGAGGAAGTGCGCGATCGCGGCTTCGCTTATGCGCGGCTCGATTATCTGCGTCCCGCTCTCGAAGATCTCGAGCGCTATCTCGGTGACCGGCCCGATGCCGAAGATGCGACCGTGGTGGAGTCGCAATTGCACGAATTGCGTCAACGCACCCAGCACGACGATCGCGAGTAGACGCGCGGCCACGCGTAACGGAACCACGCACAAAAAAACGCCTGCACAGGTTACTGTGCAGGCGTTTTTTATTGACGCGGGCTGTACGAAAACCGCACGTTGCACGCAGGCTTACTTCGGCTGCATCCGAATCGCGCCGTCCAGACGAATCACTTCGCCGTTGAGCATCGGATTGTCGAAGATCTGCTTGGCCAGCATCGCGTACTCGGCCGGTTTGCCGAGACGCGGCGGGAACGGCACCATCGCGCCGAGAGCATCTTGCACTTCCTGCGGCATGCCGAGCAGCATGGGCGTTTCGAAAATGCCCGGTGCAATCGTCATCACGCGGATCGCGTTGCGCGACAGGTCGCGTGCGATGGGCAGCGTCATGCCGACCACGCCGGCCTTGGACGCCGCATAAGCCGCCTGGCCGATCTGGCCGTCGTACGCGGCCACCGACGCCGTGTTGACGATCACGCCGCGCTCGCCATTCGCATTCGGCTCGTTCTTCGACATGGCCGCGGCGGCGAGCCGGATCATGTTGAAGGTGCCGATCAGATTGATCGAGATGGCGCGCGCGAACGAGTCGAGCGGATGCGGGCCGTCCTTGCCCACCGTTTTGACGGCCGGCGCGACGCCCGCGCAATTGACGAGGCCGCGCAGCGTGCCGAGCTTCGTGGCGGCTTCGACGGCTTGCGTCGCGTCGTCTTCGCGGCTCACATCGCATTTGACGAAGACGCCGCCGAGCTCCTTGGCAAGCGCCTCGCCCGCATCCACGTTCAGGTCGGCGAGCACGACCTTGCCGCCGTTTTCGACGAACAGGCGCGCCGTGGCGGCGCCCAGACCCGATGCACCGCCGGTGATCAGAAAAACGTTGTCACGAATTTCCATGTCTTCTCCTTTGCTACGGTTCAGTAATGTCTAGATCGAATATCTTTTCGATGACCGATTGTAACGGCTATGCTGCAATGCGGAAAGCGAAGCGGGCAGGAGCGTGATTCTTACGCCTTGGGAGGGCTTAGGCAGAGCAAACCGTTACGGATGGCTAATTAATATTGAACGCGGACAGACAGGAGAAAGGAGAGCCGCTCGGCGCTCAAGCCGTGCGCTGCATAAAAAAACCCGCCGGCAAAGGCGGGTTTTTCCTGAGGCGAACATCAACGCAAACGAGCTTATTTCAACGCCTCGAACGCGCGGTCACGAATTTCGTCGACGCTGCCGAGGCCCGAAATGCGGCGATACTGCGGTGCTTTCAACGAAGTCGACGAATCGCCGTTCTGCGCCCAGCTGTTGTAGTACTCGATCAGCGGCTTGGTTTGCGCCTCGTACACTTCCAGACGCTTCTTGACGGTTTCTTCCTTGTCGTCTTCGCGCTGGATCAGCGGTTCGCCGGTCACGTCGTCCACGCCTTCGACCTTCGGCGGATTGAACTTGACGTGATACGTACGGCCCGATGCGGCGTGCGAGCGGCGCCCGCTCATGCGCACGATGATCTCGTCGAACGGCACGTCGATTTCCAGCACGTAATCGATCGGAACGCCGGCCTGCTTCATGGCTTCAGCTTGCGGAATGGTGCGCGGAAAACCGTCGAACAGATAGCCGTTCGCGCAGTCCGGCTGCTGCAGACGCTCTTTCACCAGGTTGATGATCAACTCGTCCGTAACCAGTTCGCCGGCATCCATGAAGCGCTTGGCTTCGAGGCCGAGCGGCGTACCTGCCTTGACGGCCGCACGCAGCATGTCGCCGGTGGAAATTTGCGGAATACCGAACTTTTCCTTGATGAAGTTTGCCTGAGTGCCCTTGCCCGCGCCGGGCGCACCCAAAAGGATCAAACGCATGTGATATCTCCAGATCTATGTGAATTCTTTGGTGCGCTGCGGACGTCCCACGATGCGTCGAGGGGGCCCGCATCGGCTGCCGTTCCAGTTCTCGCGCTGCACGTCGAAGACGACGGCGCTGCAAGACAGCAACGGCCCGACCGGGCAAACCCTGACTCTCGCTTGTGGCGGGAGGCGCGCACAACCGTCCGATTATGCCATGGGTTTTTCAGCTCAAGACCCGAATAAAGCCTGCACGCGCGCGAGATCGGCGGGCGTGTCGACGCCCGGCAGCGGCACGTCGTGCGTGACGAGCACCGCGATGCGCTCGCCGTGCCACATCGCGCGCAGTTGTTCGAGAGCTTCGATCTGTTCGATCGGCGAGATCGCGAGGCTCGGGTAAGTGCGCAGAAATTGCGCGCGATACGCGTACAGGCCGATATGCCGATGAACCACCGCGGGTGCGGGCGGCGCGGGCATCGATGCGACGTCGGGCCAGTGTGGCTGATAGGCGTCGCGAGCCCATGGAATCGGCGCGCGCGAAAAGTACAGCGCGACGCCGCGCGCGTCGAGCACGACCTTGACGACGTTCGGGTTGAAAATTTCGGCGGGATCGGTGATCGGGTGCGCGGCGGTGGCGATCGCGCAGCCGTGGCTTGCCGCGAGGTGCGACGCAACGCCGCACACGAGCGCCGGATCGATCAGCGGTTCGTCGCCCTGCACGTTGACCACGATCGTGTCGTCGCTCCAGCCGAACTGCGCCGCGACTTCCGCGAGACGGTCCGTGCCGGACGGATGGTCCGCGCGCGTCAACACCGCTTCGAAGCCGTGGTCGCGGGCGGCGTCGAGCACCGCTTGCGCGTCCGAGGCGACCAGCACCTGTTGCGCGCCCGATTCGCGCGCGCGTTCGGCGACCCGCACCACCATCGGCTTGCCGCCGATGTCGGCGAGCGGCTTGTTCGGCAGACGCGTCGAGGCGA
The nucleotide sequence above comes from Paraburkholderia sp. FT54. Encoded proteins:
- the kdsB gene encoding 3-deoxy-manno-octulosonate cytidylyltransferase; its protein translation is MTHANITTPPFIAVVPARLASTRLPNKPLADIGGKPMVVRVAERARESGAQQVLVASDAQAVLDAARDHGFEAVLTRADHPSGTDRLAEVAAQFGWSDDTIVVNVQGDEPLIDPALVCGVASHLAASHGCAIATAAHPITDPAEIFNPNVVKVVLDARGVALYFSRAPIPWARDAYQPHWPDVASMPAPPAPAVVHRHIGLYAYRAQFLRTYPSLAISPIEQIEALEQLRAMWHGERIAVLVTHDVPLPGVDTPADLARVQALFGS